One Desmodus rotundus isolate HL8 chromosome 4, HLdesRot8A.1, whole genome shotgun sequence DNA segment encodes these proteins:
- the ZNF22 gene encoding zinc finger protein 22 codes for MRLGKLKGGISRSSSQGKTSENQRKIGRQRQKWGMTVRFDSSLSRLRRSLDEKPYKCTECEKSFSQSSTLFQHQKIHTGKKSHKCADCGKSFFQSSNLIQHRRIHTGEKPYKCDECGDRFKQSSNLIQHQRIHTGEKPYQCDECGRCFSQSSHLIQHQRTHTGEKPYQCSECGKCFSQSSHLRQHMKVHKEKKPCKIPGKNIRSKTHLVSSWKAGTRRKSVTGIR; via the coding sequence ATGCGGTTAGGAAAACTTAAGGGAGGTATTTCTCGGAGCTCAAGCCAAGGAAAGACTTCTGAGAACCAGCGCAAAATAGGCCGGCAACGGCAGAAATGGGGAATGACTGTTCGGTTTGACTCGAGCTTGAGTAGACTACGAAGAAGCTTGGATGAGAAGCCCTATAAATGTACTGAATGTGAAAAAAGTTTCAGTCAGAGCTCAACTCTCTTTCAACATCAGAAGATCCATACTGGAAAGAAATCCCATAAATGTGCTGATTGTGGGAAAAGTTTCTTTCAGAGTTCTAATCTCATTCAGCATCGTCGGATCCATACTGGGGAAAAGCCCTATAAATGTGATGAGTGTGGAGACAGGTTTAAACAGAGCTCAAACCTCATTCAGCACCAGAGAATTCATACCGGAGAAAAACCCTATCAGTGTGATGAATGTGGCCGATGTTTCAGCCAGAGTTCCCACCTTATTCAGCACCAGAGAACCcacacaggggagaagccctaccagtgcagtgaatgtggcaAATGCTTCAGCCAGAGCTCTCATCTTAGGCAACACATGAAGGTGCACAAAGAAAAGAAGCCTTGCAAAATTCCAGGCAAAAATATTAGGTCAAAAACTCACTTAGTATCATCTTGGAAAGCTGGTACAAGAAGGAAGTCAGTGACTGGTATTCGCTAA
- the DEPP1 gene encoding LOW QUALITY PROTEIN: protein DEPP1 (The sequence of the model RefSeq protein was modified relative to this genomic sequence to represent the inferred CDS: inserted 2 bases in 1 codon; substituted 1 base at 1 genomic stop codon), whose product MRSWLLLSGAHLPTIWELXEEMPPVGPGQESLASPSLDDYMRSICQLVQPTSELNKATAKAQPSRPHXPAQACKKSYPTGSLQDTTARFSSQHPPLPGASTADPLDWFFGQSQERQTKWRDLTRRTGPSAEPWGPHRQMNSSKVLGRPIGKLCDPRAPGHCLVRPLRDWNQGSQTFWQPLWAAASPPSSSPNSVLRTLYLHLPVIHEL is encoded by the exons ATGAGGTCCTGGCTTCTGCTTTCTGGGGCTCATCTGCCCACAATCTGGGAACT GGAGGAGATGCCGCCCgtggggccagggcaggaatCCCTGGCTTCCCCCAGCCTGGATGACTATATGAGGTCCATTTGTCAGCTGGTGCAGCCCACCTCAGAGCTGAACAAGGCTACAGCTAAGGCCCAACCCAGCAGACCCCACTGACCAGCCCAGGCATGCAAAAAGAGCTACCCCACTGGGTCCCTACAGGATACCACTGCTCGCTTTAGCAGCCAGCATCCCCCACTGCCTGGGGCCAGTACTGCTGATCCCCTGGACTGGTTCTTTGGTCAGTCCCAGGAAAGGCAGACAAAATGGAGGGACCTGACAAGGAGGACTGGTCCCTCTGCTGAGCCCTGGGGTCCTCACAGACAGATGAATAGCAGCAAGGTCTTGGGGAGGCCCATAGGGAAACTCTGTGACCCCAGGGCACCTGGGCACTGTCTGGTGAGACCATTAAGGGACTGGAACCAGGGTTCCCAGACTTTCTGGCAACCCCTCTGGGCCGCAGCTTCTCCGCCAAGCTCCAGCCCCAACAGTGTTCTCAGAACTCTCTATTTGCACCTCCCAGTTATCCATGaactctga